The Arachis hypogaea cultivar Tifrunner chromosome 14, arahy.Tifrunner.gnm2.J5K5, whole genome shotgun sequence DNA window CACTGCCTTGATCCCATTATGCCTGTCAGAGATAACAAGGATACCCTCCTGAGGAGTCACATGCTCTCGGAGATTGGACAAGAAGAATGACCACGACTCTGCATTTtcgccctccacaagggcaaatGCTATCGGGAGGATGTTTGAGTTCCTGTCCTGAGCTATCGCCAACAGCAGCGTCCCTCCATACTTCCCATACAAGTGGGTACCATCAATACTGACGAGGGGCTTGCAATGCCGGAATGCCTCGATACAGAGTGGAAATGTCCAGAAAAGCCGGTGAAAGTACACCGTCGACTCATCAACCCCACCACCAATCCGAACAGGAGACGTCTTCAGCACCGTGATTGTTCCCGGCATTGTCGCCTGGACCCCTAGCATCCAACGTGGCAACTCCGCGTAAGACTCCTCCCAATCTCCATATATTTGTGCCACTGCCTTCTGCTTAGCCATCCAAACCTTCCTGTAACTAGGCCTGAAACCGTAATCGGCTTCTGTCGCTTGTTGAAGTACCTTTACCGTAACCGCAGCATCTGCCCTAACCATAGGAAGAATCCTCGAACAGATAACGTGGTAATCCAGCTGACGGTGATCACTTGAAATAGAAGTTGCGAGGCATGTGTGTGGCccgttgtacctcctaacctcCCAAGTGCCCTTTCGTGCACGAAGCGCTACACGAATCAACCAACTACAACCCTTGCCGAATTCCTTGCATTTTCCATGATACTTCAAATGATCTGATTCGATGACTCTGTACTCAACACCTCGCCGGATGCTATAGTCCTTGACACTCAGCACAGCTTCATCTTTACTCTGAAATGATTGCCCAATCTGAAATTCTGTAGAAGATCCCCCTACTGTGTTACCACCGTCTTCCTGTTGACCAAGAGCATCCAAGTTTAGTGTGGAGAAGTGTGGAGGGTATTAATGAGAACCAGAACTTGAAGGCCGATGCTGCGCATGTGGATCGCCACCTGTGTCATCGTTGCTGTCACCTACGATATCAACAGGCTCCTGGTCAGACTCATCGTCACGCATTGCATTCTCTACTTGATCAGGTCCACCAAAGTCTTCGATATAAGGTACCAGGCCACCACCGGTGCCCACAACGTGGGGAGGCTCAATGACTGCTGCATTCTCCAAAGGTACAGAACCAACAACCTCCGTTCGGTTTAAATCAGCTGCAAACGAAGGTGATTGAACCGGCGGAAGATACGGTCTGACCGCATGCATCGAACTAGATGCACCACCCGCGGCAGTTGGGCTAGGAACTGGAGCGGATGCCCCAGAACTGTCGACACCAACCTCCAACTTCGCGAACAACTCATGAATTTTGATCTCCAGAAAACTCCTTACACAGTAGAACAAAACCCTAATATCTTCATCAGCCTTAACCGCAAAGGTTTCAAAATGAACACCGGTCGAGACAACCGCCatgggaatcttgtagaatagTTTCTTCACCCACTTGCTACCCAACACGCCAAGCTTCTCCAAGATGCTGTTCTTCAAATCTGACAAACTCATCGACGAACGGATAAAAATACTCAGTGGTTCTCTGTCGGTAAACTTCACACCAtggcttttgcttttttttattttcccagAGCAATGCACTAAGGCAAGAAAACTCTCTTCCTCACTAGCCATTATGAGAATGATCTCTTATGGATCTTGAATCACCCACATATATATAGAGTTCCCGTAATTGTAAACCGTGGGAACCTACAAGGTTTTCTGACCATTATTTATCCTACATAAACCGTTGTAACCCACAAGGGTTTATGACCAGCACATTTTtctcataaaccgtggtgacttaCCACGGTTTACACTCAATAGTTTTTGCCCCTAAACCGTTGGGacctgccacggtttatgcacgtttggaaaccgtggtgggttgccacggATTACATAAAAATGAGTTTTTGCACATGCAGGTAACAACAATCCGTTTTGTACATTTAGGTAAAGGATTCTgccattttatttaaataagtaaattgCCTGAATTTTTATGTAAAATCGAGAGTGAATTATGGGGTTTCATGTCTTTTAGAGAGGATAAAGACATATGGAGTAATAGAGGGAAAGAAGGGGTGAGAATTGGGCGTAACAAGCCCAGGGACTGTTCTGTCCTCTTTGCACACGTGAACACTTAACGGCTACGTGCGCGAGTTAACGTGCCAAGTCAGCAATTTTCATTGATGAGTCACGCTGGAAAATAGACTGGGGACTGATATGTCTAACGGAAGAAAATGATGGGattaatctgtgtattaatttttcttggggactaaaatgtccgcttttaaaatttttaggaactgaattgggtaattactcttaattttttaaattattattaattaataattatttatattttatttttttaaaatataaaattaataattattaattacaacTATTTATAATTGACTTAATGATTAgaaattatttatctattttttttgtagattatttttttatactattaaagaTGTGAGATAAGAATTAATGATgtaatttaaaaatgataatgataaaaaatggcaaaaatagcaattttttatttttctctattacatatcatgtttttatttattttttattatagattttaattaacatatatttttaaacatgttaaatttataaattaaaatttttattaaaaatatactaatttaaatttttaatgtatttattttataatcattaaattaaagtatttaaaattcttttactaataattattaaattaaattaaagtatttaAGACATATGTtagtgtttcgagggttacctgaaacattGATTTGGATCTGAACGTGAGCAAGAGATTCAGATGCTTAAATTAGTAAGGATTTtaagcagatttttagtagagtagacgtgagttatacctgggttcagtgtatttataatagagcTATTAACCACCTTTGTTAgagtaattctatttttttttatagataattattCCTTTTATCTTGGAAGTCTATCAAGATTTTTCTTCTTAGTAAATCTTTTGTCTTGTTGAGCCTAACTTTATTTATTGGACCACGATATGAATAgttaattaaagtaaaaattcatATAGTTGTTTTgatgtgaaattaataattaaaaattattagatcataatttaattaaatttatcaaattatttaacgattctaAACTATCCATTTTATCTAACGACAATTACATCTTTATCATTAGGTAAACCCATTATAAACAATAATctttattttttactaaaaaaatacttTGCAATATTATTTTAGTACTTATATTATATCTGgcactttcctttttttttttcaggaaCAATTACttaatagaaataatataattattattatataggttTTTCATAAAGCGGAAAGAGAAAACATTTAGAAAAAgtttccttttttgttttcttgaagAGTAATAGAAAGCAAGCATTGTTTGTCCATTGGAATTTTTCGCTGCATTTTCCAATATTTTCTTTTAAGGTGAATTCTATTGAGcgtgattttttttatatgtgtaGAATTATGTTAGTATTACTAAAAATTGATAAGTGTCTCTTTTAAGAGATTATTTCTGTCAAAAACAGTAGAAATAACAATTTGTACTGGGCATTGTTCAATTTTCATCACGTGAATGAATTGAGATTAATAATGGATAATTATCATAATAACACTGAGTGAGATTAAATTTAATGATGGACTATTATTGGATGTTGGACTTAGTCATTAATGGGTCTTGGATATTTTTGCAAGAAAGCTTTGAAGACAATAGAAAGAGGCTTTTCAGAATTTTATTGTGGGGGCATTAAGATTAAAGTTGCAATAGGGTTTATGGCCTCTAATATGTAATTTGAGACCTAAACTCTATTGCAACTTTAATCTtactttcaaaaatttcaaaactaaataCTAAGCCCAcacaataaattttcaaaaattctttttctattgtttttaaagCCTTCTTGCAAAAACATCCAAGGCTCATCAATAACTAAGTTCAACACCCGATAACATTCCATCGTTAACTTTAATTTTACTCAGTGTCATTATGATAATTATCTATTGTTAATCTCAATTTTTTCAGGTGATGAAAGTTGAACAACACCTGCACAAGCTgtcatttttattgtttttgacaaaaataatctcTTGAAAGAGACACTTATTAATTTTTAGTAGTGCCAACATTATTTtacacatataaaaaaaaaatcatactcTACATGATAGAATTTACTTTCTTTTAATAATCTCTCACTCAAACGGTCAAACCTATTGCCTTCAATCGTTTAACTCTTCACCACCttctctttttatattattgtatcaCTTATATGTAGTATTgtgtaatttatttataaatgatCTTTTTGTGTTGTTGACAATTTTCTGTACTTGGTTCATCACAACTAAGTATTTATTTGGCTTTGAGATCAAACAAATGTCAATTAAATGCTTGAATTCACTTTTTTTTGTATGGGTATAAGACATGTCTTGAGATGATTCAAGATGTCAGTTTATATCATGTTATAgattgtattgaaaatttgaaattgttCTAACTTTGCTTATCAACTGGCCAATTTATTATCTAGGATTGCTGATTGTGCTTTTAGCGACAATTTtagtataataaaaattttaccgtcattttttttcatttatttcacatttttttaaaaataaatacatcaGACAAAACAGGAAAATGCCTCTTTTCTCAAGTGTCATCTCATCTAAATATCTAATCTAATCATATTTGACCGTATGACTTCACTCACTAACTTATCCCTATCCGATGGCTGTTTCAAactcttatttttattctatgaTGGCCTTTTCTACGCCttcaattgaaattgaattagaaattgGATATGCAAATTTCACCCTACACTTCATGGATGCGCAATCCCATCCTCTTTGCATACAGGATATAAATTGAAAATGAGTTACGCAAACattgataattaatttagtagATGATTTTTATTGGATACAtaacttttttttctaattaaaaatattaaaataaactactaaaattgtccttaatttttaaaaagctcaacaaaaataattagataattatttaaaaaatatattaaaaaattaaaccaaaattcaatctcaataattttttatttttttaaaatattttttattaacaaaaagattgtaaaaaaaaattatttgatgtaatcactaaattttaagtataaaatgtgattttttgaaTCATATTTgtaaaaaacatattaaaattaagtattttttattatatatatatatatatatatttaatattattaaaaaaatgagaatgtGTTAAAAAATATTGCATGATATGATCTTACAAACACTAAAACATGCACataaaaatacaaattattttaactttatagGTGCAAATTGTAAAAATATTTCGCAATGTGAGAAGATGCAAAATGTGCTTAACTTTTGTGAGTAACTCATCAAAACCGGTTTTAAGATTCTGAATTTGATCACCGTTTTTATATTTAAtagtcaaatttttaattaataaaatttaattaatgcttttttaaaataattgaattgtcatttatttcattttggtttgtttatttctttaaaaaaaattacataaaattaaaattaccgaGACTGAAAATTAATGTATTATGTTTAAATATATGCTAACGTGTTTTttaattcgttttttttttttgtaattatcagtgtaaaaataattgaaatcaaattaataagagaaaatttgccaataataataatacattattttttctatttatatctttttttttaaattttatttgtcacaactctttcactttattagtattcttaaaaactaattttcttttttattatgcaATTTCAATCTAAATATTGTGATTTTATttcaatattatatttaaaatagacTATTATTGACATTTATACCTTTATAGGCACTAAAACACATAAAACTCTCGAACTTTAAATTTTGCacaaaaaattcaacaaaatactaaataaaaatatttctacaaATATAATTGGgtcaaaagaataaaattttttaaatattataaaattcaataattacaaaaaaaattttatttaacaataaaaaaagcatccaaatgaaattcaaattttaaaacacaatatgtatatataatttatttaatttaattcgagtctcaattctatgtttgataaaaaaaaagaatagattttgaaaaaatttttattttaaacacgGGATTAACCTAATGTCATCCTTAGCCACCATTTTTTATGTCTCCATAAAACTCAACTAAATATAAACCTAATCTATTGTGTTACAACACATTCTTCATAAGTTCTATCATCTGAGACTAACTTGTTCTTTCTTATAAACTTCTTAATTCCACAACTTACGTAAGAATATATAAATTAGTCCATGGAGGGAGAATACAAGAATAATACCCGTGTCTCTGTTGAGCCTAATGTATCCAAGCAAAATAAGTTAAAATCAATGGTTAAAGAAGTGCGAAAACAAATATGTCTGGCAGGACCTTTAATTATGGTGAATCTTCTTAATTTCGCCATTGAACTTATTTCCATAATGTTTGTGGGTCATGTAAGAGTTAGCTCTCTTTGGCGTTTGCATGGCCACCTCCTTTTCTTGTGTCAGTGGCATTGGTTTAGTAGTCAATTCTTTTTATATCTCTTAATCGAatttttctcctcttcttttcctttataatttgaatttattaaaaaatatcaaataaatataatccgAACTGAGCCATCCAATATTTTGTTCGGTGTTAGTATGAAAATATTTCAACACCAAACCCAATATTTTGTTCGGTGTTAGTATGAAAATATTTCAACACCAAACCCAATTACTCCCCACTTCGGATGAATCATGAGTCTAAATAGATGAGTTCTCTATATATGAATGTTAAGTTTaccgttcctttttcaattttataaacAGCATGCCGGCGAAAAGAAAGAACTTACCACGCAACTATTAACAAGGGGTCCAGAACTCAGAAACCCAACCGAGAACAACAGCAACTAAGAGGCAGTCAGCACACTCAAGGGGTCCACAATTCACACAACTGCTAAAACTATTCAATCGAAGGGCTGACAATAGAAAAAACCTTCCCGGTGCTTTTTCAATAAAGTCTTGTCATATCCAAGTGGATGACATCACTGCAGCAGAATACTGATCTAAAGTTTCTGCATGAGTACCGACCTGCTATTCCCACAGCAGCAATCAAAGGGGTAGACAACCCCCTCATCAATAAAAAGGGCAACACCAAATATCACTGGTAACCCTAGCCCAGTTTTACAAGAGTTGACTCAGAAGTAGATTCCGAAAATAGTTCTCCTTTCCTCTTGTAAGAAGCCATTCTAATGAGATATATACATCCTTACCGTATTTTCTGATTACTAAAGAAAGTGAAAATGGTTAGACATAACACGCCTAGAGACTTGCTACATCAACGGAAGAAATGAATTAATATTAATAGACTCTAAATGGATAACATTAAGTAAAAATATTGCTGGTGACACCAGAAAGCACCACAATTCACATTGGCCTTTTTTAGCCATAGCAATAGCATGAGGCCAATGCTACCATGATGAAGAGGTTATTTTTCTTCGGCTGTTGAAACGACGTGAATGAGCTATATTTGCGAAACGTGTAACGTTGTTTCTGAAATGGAGACATAAGCTGtgtagagtcagagaatatgcagccGTGTTAGAGAAGGAAATTTATTTGGTTAGAGTTATTCATCcctaatgatgatgattatgatgttggGGTTTTTGGTGTAAGCCCAGTATATGAGTTTTGTTATGATGTGGGATGAGCTTTTTGGTTAGGTTTTTCGGTCATTAAAATTATGAGTTAAAGTTTTTGTGAGTTGgatagagaaaaaaatttttggtgaaaaagattgataattataaaagtagaaaacaaaaatacaatGGTAGTCGCTAGTAATTGGTAACTtaggaagaaaaatatataacccaattccaaaaaaaagaaaagaaaagaaaatatataacaaaaaaaacttagtcaggaaaattataaatagaatttagaatgtgtaattttgataatttgaaaattgataagatttaagaatttaaaagaattagaaaatcataaCTTTGATTTAAAGAAAGAATTGTTTCAATTAAAATGTAAGTAGATGTTTATTAAACCAATTAGGAATGATGAAAAAGTATCTACGTATTTTTAGAGACGATAACAATAGTTGCCATTGTTAAGTatgagttatttttttaatttataattaaaaaaatccttgAAGAAGTCATGCTTGTTGTCCGTATATTTTTGTGTATTCTTATATACTGTTTGTAGATGTATATATTATCTGGAGATGGTGATAATGGATTAAAAAACggaattaaaaaaacttaaaacagAGTTCGCCGCGGAATTAGGCGAACTATATAAAATTTATAGAGTTTGCCGCAGATTAGGCGAATTTGCCAATTTTTATAGAGTTTGCCGGGGGTTCGGCGAACTTACttaaatgccaaaaaaaaaaaatcgtatttggaGAATTAAAGTTCGGAAatcatgttaaaaaaaataatacttttttttataaataaaaaaaatctcttaGGATATGCATTTGATTAACCAAAATGTAACGCACAACACAAGACCCACTTCTTTACGGCGTCTGGGTTATCCTAGTTCTTCCAAGGCTCCAACACTTCTTTcacttattaatattattattattattattattattattattattattgggacTAAGCCCAGAAAGGGATACAGCATCCCAATTTATTCTTGTTGAATGAATAACCCagcttcaaaaaattttattgggCTTGAAATAAAAATAGCCCAAACATTTAACCACATTAATTAACGTAATGTAGTACTTATCTTATTAATCAGTTTTACACGTTAAAGCCTGCTATCTCTGCTTCGGTCAGACTTGTTGTTTCTTGGGGAACAACTTTACACACGTCCAACAACCATGTACTCCACGTTGCTTCAGCATGAAaggaaaattttttctttcatcaCCGTAGCACTGTCCTAAGTAAAAagccatcttttaaaagttaacttttataagctacttttgaaaagtaaaagctttaccaaactacaacttttaaaaaactattttttaaaaattaacttttataagctatttctaaaaagtaaaaactttacCAAATTAAGTTATAAGATAGAACTTTTCAAAGTTTActtgtgtttttcaaaatttaaaagtctaatataacctcatatgttagctaatttttaaatttaacgcttgcatttatgtctattatagtatttttaaattttaaaagctattttatcaaATGTAATTGTTgttacttgtatttattaaaaactatttttaatttgatttaccaaacataaatgttacaacttttaaaaagcaatcttttaaaaattaacttctacaagctacttttaaaaagtaaaaattttaccaaactaagccttaaAATAGGCCACAGATTTGTTACTCCCACTTTTATGTAGGAGTAAGGTTaactaacataaaaatatttataaattagaccccttttttgtttttggaaaaccaataattaaaatttgcctctatattttttattttttacacattTTCTTTGTCGTTTAATCAAAATTTCTAAGAGATGAATCAGTTACCTCTGCTAGGGTTTATCATTCATTCTTCACCCTTCCCCAGATGAGACAATCATTTTTAGCATTCCTCCTCCCCCcgttctctttttatatattaccgttttgttcttcttcctcaCTACTAACTCTGGTCTCAGTCCTTCTCTCGCACCTCTGCCTTTGCGAACTACTCTTGtaaggttttattttattttattgtcttttCTATGAAAATCATGTGAATTTGGATGCTCTTGTTCTAGTAGAATTTCATGATAAATTTGAGACTCGATGCAAGTATAATTTGTACCTAACTCAGTATTTTTATCTATGCAATGATCTATGTAAATAGACAATGCTTGTCCAGTTAACCGTAACAAAAGTGAAATTCTTCAATGGATTTTGCAATAATTTTTTAGTAGCCATGAACAAATGTTTCTGACCAGTAAAAATTGATGAACTATTTAAAATTGTTTCTCTTTAGTTAACAATAGCATAAGATGGTAAGCATTTATGAGGAATGCATTTCATGGCTTTCACTTAGTCTGTGAAGCATCCACCCTTATATCCGGAACATGAAATTTATCATGCAACATTTTAACTGGCGTCTAAAGTTTCGATAATGTTTGGTAGTATTTGATATAATACAAATGTTCTAGGAATACTGGTttgaaaaaaatcttaaaaatgagGTGTGAATTGTAGCAAGAGACCTAAGTTGTTTGTAAAATTTGTCAAAATTTAGATGTTAGTAAAACGAGAATGATGTTAATATTTTACCTTCAATATGGTGTAAGATGGTGTTCCTTGTTATAAACTTGTGTCTATTATGATGAAGTGCATGAAGAAGCTAGGTTGCAATTCCTATATTCTCTAATTGTAAGAAAGTACTGAATAGCACTTTGTTTCTTGTTTGTATTTCGGAACTTGTACTTCTGATTTTTTCCatgattattttctttttgtgCTTCATTTGTGACTTCATTTGTGACATGCtgtgatttttaggattttttggtttTAAAGTACTGAAGCAAAAAAAGTGATTCACGGTGTAATAAGAATAGTCTCACAATCTGAATTATATAACTAAATTTATTTATCCGTTAGTGCTTTCTCATTTTGAATTCATTTATCTAGTGAATGAGCTAAATATTACTTTACTGCATTGGACTTCATCTTACCCTCCTTTGTTTGTTCTTTTGTTTGCAGGAAAGAAGTTTTGCATCTTTATAGTGCAAGATGAAAGCAAGAGTGATTATTGAACCAACAATAGATAATTGAGTAAATGCCCTTTTCGGTCCCTAACCATTTGCCCGATGAACTTCTCATCCCATAAGAAATCTAAACACCCAAATTGGTCCCTATCTACTTTGATATATGTACGTTCCAGTCCCTGGTTAGGGACCGAAAAGGGCATTTACTCAAAGTAGATAGGGACTGAAACGTATATATATCAAAGTAGATAGGGACCGATTTGGGTGTTTAGATTTTTTAGGTGGTGGGAAGTCCATCGAGCAAATGGTTAGGAACCGGAATGAACATTTACTCTAGATAATTATATTCTAAATATAAATCTCTAGAGTATTCAAGTAAATTGGTCTTGGAAAATAAGTTTATTCATAATTGCTTTATGAATTTGAAACTAATACAGGATGGCTTTTACTATGTTAGTTGTCTAAAATTGAAAGTGATTAGAAAATACTCTAGGCATTGAAGTAGTAGGAGAAGGTTCATATTGATTCTTAAAAACTGGAGTAATATCCTAGTGTAATAAttgttttactttattttatgattgatgTTGTACTTTGTAACTTTATATGATTACATGTATTGAACTTTGATCGAattatctaaaaagaaaagaaagattaaCTATATTAAAATAGTTCATATTCTAGAGATGTAATATaagacctcttttttttttaactaagatCCATGAAGTTTATCCACAGGTATGAGAGTgataattttgagaaaataagAGTGCACTTGAGAACAAACATGTTAAGAAATTTTCAATACATAATcagttacttaaaaaaaaaagaaaatatatttatatgcttgatGGTTCATT harbors:
- the LOC112740600 gene encoding uncharacterized protein; translated protein: MSLSDLKNSILEKLGVLGSKWVKKLFYKIPMAVVSTGVHFETFAVKADEDIRVLFYCVRSFLEIKIHELFAKLEVGVDSSGASAPVPSPTAAGGASSSMHAVRPYLPPVQSPSFAADLNRTEVVGSVPLENAAVIEPPHVVGTGGGLVPYIEDFGGPDQVENAMRDDESDQEPVDIEDGGNTVGGSSTEFQIGQSFQSKDEAVLSVKDYSIRRGVEYRVIESDHLKYHGKCKEFGKGCSWLIRVALRARKGTWEVRRYNGPHTCLATSISSDHRQLDYHVICSRILPMVRADAAVTVKVLQQATEADYGFRPSYRKVWMAKQKAVAQIYGDWEESYAELPRWMLGVQATMPGTITVLKTSPVRIGGGVDESTVYFHRLFWTFPLCIEAFRHCKPLVSIDGTHLYGKYGGTLLLAIAQDRNSNILPIAFALVEGENAESWSFFLSNLREHVTPQEGILVISDRHNGIKAVLEAPETGWLPPRAFRAYCIRHVAANFALTFKGKDSRRMLVNAAYAKTEAEFYYWFDIMRTENPAMCDWANWMEYDKWTQHEDAGRRFGHMTTNINECVNSVLKGTRNLPVTSLVKSTYGRLAQLFVLRGQTAEAQLGSGHEFCQALVKAIDRNLRDSRCFTVTLYDRHQSEYTVAETTPTGSFSLGSYRVSLKDHRCDCGHFQALHYPCCHAIACCAYFRLNWASYVHEVYRMSEVFNVYKQGFLPPIPEGLWPPYAGPTIIPDPNMRRAKEGRPKATRIRGSMDQSQSNQPKRCGLCRQPGHTRRNCHQRRQSGGGDA